In the genome of Balneola sp., one region contains:
- the msrB gene encoding peptide-methionine (R)-S-oxide reductase, translating into MLNWKDVQLFAKNGNPKPDRRVEKSPEEWKAILTDNQYAITRLKGTERPYSSEMCSRFEPGEYECICCGTLLFDSNTKFESFSGWPSFTQPVKENAVAYEGDFTHGMVRIEILCNTCDAHLGHVFPDGPEPSGLRYCVNAVSLKKVESEPQ; encoded by the coding sequence ATGCTTAACTGGAAAGACGTTCAATTATTTGCAAAAAATGGCAATCCTAAACCAGATAGAAGAGTTGAAAAATCACCTGAAGAATGGAAAGCCATACTAACTGATAACCAATACGCCATCACCAGACTTAAAGGAACCGAGCGGCCTTATTCTAGTGAGATGTGTAGCCGTTTCGAACCAGGTGAGTATGAATGCATCTGTTGCGGTACCCTCCTCTTTGATTCAAATACCAAGTTCGAAAGCTTTTCTGGGTGGCCTTCCTTTACCCAGCCGGTAAAAGAAAACGCTGTGGCTTATGAGGGAGACTTTACACATGGAATGGTCCGAATTGAGATCCTATGCAATACCTGTGACGCCCATTTAGGGCATGTATTCCCTGATGGCCCTGAGCCTAGTGGTTTGCGATATTGTGTAAACGCCGTTAGCTTGAAGAAAGTTGAAAGTGAACCACAATAA
- a CDS encoding DinB family protein, producing the protein MLSQTLSQLFERDLPKVKAEIEAYSSEEAIWQKADGINNNAGNLALHIAGNIQHFFGGILGDTGYSRDREFEFNGRVSTEELYTRIDDAIASVTGTLEGMTDEEIKKDYPIELFGGVITNEWFFLHLYSHMLYHLGQINYHRRLLDK; encoded by the coding sequence ATGCTATCACAGACCCTCTCCCAATTATTCGAACGCGATTTGCCCAAAGTAAAAGCAGAAATTGAAGCTTATTCCTCAGAAGAAGCTATCTGGCAAAAAGCGGATGGAATTAATAACAACGCCGGTAACCTGGCTCTTCACATAGCTGGAAACATTCAACATTTCTTTGGTGGAATACTCGGGGATACGGGTTATTCAAGAGACCGAGAATTTGAATTTAATGGTCGGGTGAGCACAGAAGAGTTATACACAAGAATTGATGACGCCATTGCCTCTGTTACAGGTACGCTAGAAGGAATGACTGACGAAGAAATCAAGAAAGACTACCCTATCGAACTTTTTGGTGGCGTAATAACCAATGAATGGTTTTTCCTGCATTTATACAGCCACATGCTCTATCATCTGGGGCAGATAAATTACCATAGAAGGTTATTAGACAAATAA
- a CDS encoding M23 family metallopeptidase: MKKFLYCASLILLIGLLIPQTFVMPVYQATKSDYNQDSFWYYPWSGSGAHKGVDIFTNKKGVEVVSATHGLVIGRGHLSKGGNFVLILGPKWRIHYYAHLQSSSVSFLEFVSPNKIIGIVGNSGNAAGKQPHIHYSIMTLIPYIWRIDSSPQGWKKMFYLNPITFLNDL; the protein is encoded by the coding sequence ATGAAAAAATTTCTTTATTGTGCGTCATTGATCTTGCTTATAGGTCTTTTAATTCCTCAAACGTTTGTAATGCCTGTCTATCAAGCTACAAAAAGTGACTATAACCAGGATTCCTTTTGGTACTATCCCTGGAGTGGTTCTGGTGCTCATAAAGGTGTTGACATCTTTACTAATAAAAAGGGTGTTGAAGTTGTATCAGCAACGCATGGTTTAGTAATTGGAAGAGGGCATCTTTCCAAGGGAGGAAATTTTGTTTTGATTTTGGGACCAAAATGGAGGATCCATTATTACGCTCATCTTCAATCTTCCTCCGTATCCTTTTTAGAATTTGTCTCTCCGAATAAAATTATCGGTATAGTTGGTAACTCAGGAAATGCAGCAGGTAAACAACCTCATATCCACTACTCAATAATGACACTAATACCTTACATATGGAGAATTGATAGTTCACCTCAAGGTTGGAAGAAGATGTTTTATTTAAATCCGATTACCTTCTTAAACGATCTATAA
- a CDS encoding YicC family protein, whose protein sequence is MITSMTGFGRGEAADNGLNATVEIKSLNSRYLDISTRLPQRLQHMELELKELIQKSVNRGKLNVIVNLATQETHVPSIEVDTKKAKAYADLLNKLREAAGIREPLELKSITSFGDVFITQEEDESSLKHKWELVKQATKLAIQNLEEMRSQEGAQLKQDLMERIQSIDEALSEIQSITDGRSQEVRKKLHDRIKQLIDDDSIDEERLEMEVVIMADKMDITEETVRLKAHLKFFIEAIEQPEPAGRRLNFLTQEINRELNTIGSKANDSEIAHHVVKAKEMLEQIREQVQNVE, encoded by the coding sequence ATGATTACCTCAATGACAGGCTTCGGGCGAGGTGAGGCCGCTGACAACGGACTCAACGCCACAGTTGAAATTAAATCTCTCAATAGCCGCTATTTAGATATTTCTACAAGATTACCTCAACGACTCCAACATATGGAGCTGGAATTAAAAGAACTTATTCAGAAATCGGTAAATCGGGGAAAACTAAATGTGATTGTTAACCTTGCTACTCAGGAAACGCATGTTCCCTCCATCGAAGTAGATACGAAAAAAGCAAAGGCATACGCCGATTTACTAAACAAATTAAGAGAAGCTGCTGGTATCAGAGAACCTCTTGAACTGAAAAGCATAACTAGTTTTGGAGACGTATTTATAACTCAAGAAGAAGACGAATCTTCTCTAAAACATAAATGGGAACTTGTTAAACAGGCTACAAAGCTTGCTATCCAGAACCTCGAGGAAATGCGCTCACAGGAAGGTGCTCAACTTAAACAAGATTTGATGGAGCGAATCCAATCCATCGATGAAGCACTTAGTGAAATACAATCTATAACAGACGGACGTAGCCAGGAAGTTCGAAAAAAACTTCACGACCGAATTAAGCAATTGATTGATGACGACTCTATTGACGAAGAAAGACTAGAAATGGAAGTGGTTATCATGGCTGATAAAATGGATATCACAGAAGAAACTGTGCGACTTAAAGCGCATTTAAAATTCTTTATTGAAGCTATTGAACAACCGGAACCGGCTGGTCGAAGATTGAATTTTCTAACACAGGAAATCAACAGAGAACTCAATACCATTGGTTCAAAAGCTAATGATTCAGAAATTGCTCATCATGTAGTAAAAGCAAAAGAAATGCTTGAGCAAATTCGAGAACAGGTTCAAAACGTAGAATAA
- a CDS encoding guanylate kinase gives MAIKKGKIIILVSPSGGGKSTIAKRLFNDFDRLKFSVSATTRPPREGEKDGVHYHYLSPEKFQDRIEAGDFLEWEEFYGGKRYGTLQSEVDKKLESGYFILLDIEVKGALNVKKLYGDEALSLFIEPPSIEILKQRLKARGTETKETLKLRLDRANKELTYAHHFDRVIINDHLDTAYNEVKQAVSEFMNKT, from the coding sequence ATGGCAATAAAAAAGGGTAAGATCATTATTCTTGTATCTCCAAGTGGTGGTGGCAAATCAACCATTGCTAAACGCCTTTTTAATGATTTTGACCGTCTTAAGTTTTCAGTCTCTGCGACTACCCGTCCCCCTCGTGAGGGAGAAAAAGATGGGGTGCACTATCATTACCTTAGTCCGGAAAAATTCCAGGATCGTATCGAAGCAGGAGACTTTCTGGAATGGGAAGAATTTTATGGTGGGAAGAGGTATGGGACCTTACAATCAGAAGTTGATAAAAAGTTAGAATCAGGGTATTTTATTCTGCTTGATATCGAGGTAAAAGGAGCCCTAAATGTCAAAAAACTCTATGGCGATGAAGCATTGAGTTTGTTTATTGAACCTCCTTCTATTGAGATATTAAAGCAGCGCCTTAAAGCCCGGGGAACAGAGACTAAAGAAACCCTTAAACTCAGACTTGATCGCGCAAATAAAGAACTTACTTACGCACATCACTTTGATCGCGTAATCATTAATGACCATTTAGATACAGCTTATAACGAAGTAAAACAGGCTGTTTCTGAATTTATGAACAAGACATAA
- a CDS encoding DNA-directed RNA polymerase subunit omega yields the protein MPIRTLDIEGLKNVTGNKYELLVIMAKRARQLAAQEKLELDEKLQYFEGFEDDDEFSFNEEQEQISKAFEKLPHAAQRAVTEMEEDSIYYRRPEAE from the coding sequence ATGCCCATTCGCACTCTAGATATTGAAGGCTTAAAAAATGTAACTGGTAACAAATATGAGTTACTCGTAATAATGGCGAAAAGAGCCCGCCAATTAGCCGCTCAGGAAAAACTTGAGTTAGATGAAAAACTCCAGTACTTCGAAGGATTTGAAGACGACGATGAGTTTTCTTTCAATGAAGAACAAGAGCAAATCTCAAAAGCATTTGAAAAGCTCCCTCATGCAGCTCAACGCGCTGTTACCGAAATGGAAGAAGATTCTATCTACTACCGTCGACCTGAAGCTGAATAA
- the coaBC gene encoding bifunctional phosphopantothenoylcysteine decarboxylase/phosphopantothenate--cysteine ligase CoaBC, translating to MLSGKRIILGVTGGIAAYKAVFLLREFQKAGAEVRVTMTPSAIRFVGLETFASLSGHEVAVDIFPEDQEQATEWTRHINWGEWADLFVIAPCTGNTLAKIANGISDNMLTATVLAARSPILICPTMDGEMYESPSVTKNLKKVEGFGYHILEPESGFLASGLEGKGRLPEIDTILEKTSAIIGSIKGALEGKKVIVTAGPTREFIDPVRFISNPSSGKMGFAMAKAAQRLGAEVILIHGPVHLENPEGVVLRSIVSADDLFKAIQHEADADVIIMAAAVSDFTPAQTFGHKVKKDAAEDAIELAKTTDILAWLGDRKPAHQTLIGFAMETEDLIENATSKLSKKKADWVIANSLAKEDSGFESDTNHIHVISKDDVSEFKGSKEEVAERALKLIFG from the coding sequence ATGCTCTCCGGTAAACGCATTATCTTAGGTGTAACCGGAGGAATTGCAGCTTATAAAGCTGTTTTTTTACTACGTGAATTTCAAAAAGCGGGTGCTGAAGTTAGAGTTACAATGACTCCTTCTGCCATCCGCTTTGTTGGTTTAGAAACCTTTGCCTCTCTTTCTGGTCACGAAGTTGCTGTTGATATTTTTCCTGAAGACCAGGAGCAAGCTACCGAATGGACACGCCATATTAACTGGGGAGAATGGGCTGACTTATTTGTCATAGCTCCCTGCACTGGAAATACTCTGGCCAAGATAGCTAATGGGATTTCAGACAATATGCTCACAGCTACCGTTCTTGCTGCACGCTCCCCCATCCTTATATGCCCTACCATGGATGGTGAGATGTATGAATCTCCATCAGTAACAAAAAACCTCAAAAAAGTAGAGGGTTTCGGATATCATATTTTGGAGCCGGAATCTGGTTTTCTAGCAAGTGGACTGGAAGGGAAAGGGAGGCTACCAGAGATTGACACTATTCTTGAAAAAACAAGCGCGATTATTGGCTCAATAAAGGGAGCTTTAGAAGGGAAAAAAGTTATCGTTACTGCCGGGCCAACCAGGGAATTCATAGATCCTGTACGTTTTATCTCTAATCCTAGCTCAGGAAAAATGGGATTTGCTATGGCAAAAGCGGCTCAGCGATTAGGAGCAGAAGTAATTTTAATCCATGGCCCTGTTCATTTAGAAAATCCTGAAGGGGTCGTATTACGAAGCATTGTATCTGCTGATGACTTATTTAAGGCTATACAACATGAAGCAGATGCTGATGTGATAATAATGGCGGCAGCTGTTTCTGATTTTACTCCGGCTCAAACATTCGGACATAAGGTAAAAAAAGACGCTGCTGAGGATGCTATTGAGCTGGCAAAAACTACAGACATCTTAGCCTGGCTTGGAGACAGAAAACCTGCTCATCAGACCTTGATCGGTTTTGCTATGGAAACAGAAGATCTAATTGAAAATGCTACCTCCAAGCTAAGTAAGAAAAAAGCTGATTGGGTTATCGCAAATTCGCTGGCAAAAGAAGATTCCGGCTTTGAATCAGATACCAATCACATTCATGTTATCAGCAAGGATGATGTTTCCGAATTTAAAGGAAGTAAAGAAGAGGTAGCAGAACGAGCACTAAAACTTATTTTCGGTTAA
- a CDS encoding alpha/beta fold hydrolase, which yields MAENKVLLKRLVLEEFPQPEIIQTQYPIFLCHGFGAIGSLVKPSPLHDPCMLMREHGLVAFAPNVVPYAPIETRARNWVRLITQICETYNFEKVNVIAHSMGGLDMRHALCHLDIHERVASLTTIATPHRGTYLANLVLKTPEVITEKIGDIVDWFGNNVYPLEKSEVLNSVEQLCLDYVQTSFNPENPNLENFPYFSYSAAVGKGTNYSLNPVFIFQNTQIFGQENINDSFVSVESSKWGTHLGTVNLSHMNQINVQVVGKEAKSRYYDLWIGSVKKLAEMGF from the coding sequence ATGGCTGAAAACAAGGTATTACTAAAAAGGCTTGTTCTAGAAGAATTTCCTCAACCGGAAATCATACAAACTCAGTATCCTATTTTTCTTTGCCATGGTTTTGGAGCCATTGGTTCATTGGTAAAACCATCTCCCCTTCATGATCCTTGTATGTTGATGAGAGAACATGGCCTTGTTGCATTTGCTCCCAATGTTGTGCCTTATGCCCCAATCGAAACAAGAGCGAGGAACTGGGTTCGCTTGATAACGCAAATCTGCGAGACGTATAATTTTGAAAAAGTAAATGTTATCGCTCATAGCATGGGTGGATTAGATATGCGCCATGCACTCTGCCACCTTGATATTCATGAAAGAGTGGCTTCTTTAACTACTATTGCTACCCCCCATAGAGGTACTTATTTGGCAAACCTGGTTTTGAAAACCCCGGAAGTTATCACTGAAAAAATCGGAGATATTGTTGATTGGTTTGGAAACAACGTCTACCCTCTCGAAAAAAGTGAGGTACTAAACTCTGTAGAGCAATTGTGTTTGGATTATGTGCAAACCAGTTTCAACCCGGAAAACCCAAACCTGGAAAATTTCCCGTACTTCTCATACAGTGCCGCTGTAGGTAAGGGAACAAATTACTCTTTGAACCCAGTCTTCATTTTTCAGAATACTCAGATCTTTGGGCAGGAAAACATCAACGATTCTTTCGTTTCTGTTGAAAGTTCAAAATGGGGGACTCACCTCGGTACGGTGAATCTGTCTCACATGAATCAGATAAATGTTCAGGTAGTTGGAAAAGAAGCCAAATCCAGGTACTACGATCTTTGGATAGGTTCAGTGAAGAAGCTTGCTGAGATGGGTTTTTAG
- a CDS encoding VWA domain-containing protein → MKRIKLLTISLLTIAVAFSGCGKDEDSRFEVELIQAKSEIPSQIRLFFKVDLGEDHLFTTLEPQDFEIYENGSLISRLESQAQIQREEGEFMFSSILLLDLSGSVLRDTELPNVKSAATSFINSVMPAITDETYGSKEMAIYWFDGEEEIHLLVPFTTEIAQLNEGISSIDEDISNDVSTNLNGAVVQGLSLMNSRLVETRLNPNISTAGSVVIFTDGTDQASRVTTREAQDAVNEAGSDNAVFTIGLGDEIDESVLKTIGRDGFELAENSFDLNATFLKVAQKVQSESQSFYVLEYCSPKRSGDHTLELRALYENRFGSFRTTFSADGFTGGCTIE, encoded by the coding sequence ATGAAAAGAATAAAATTACTCACTATATCACTATTAACAATAGCGGTTGCCTTTTCCGGGTGTGGAAAGGATGAGGATAGTCGCTTCGAAGTTGAATTGATTCAGGCTAAGTCGGAAATACCTTCACAAATCAGGCTCTTTTTTAAAGTTGATCTGGGTGAAGATCATCTGTTTACTACGTTGGAGCCTCAAGATTTTGAGATTTATGAAAACGGCTCTTTGATCTCAAGGTTGGAATCTCAGGCCCAGATACAAAGAGAAGAAGGGGAGTTTATGTTCTCTTCTATTTTACTATTAGACCTTAGTGGTAGTGTGTTAAGAGATACAGAATTACCTAACGTAAAAAGTGCTGCTACCTCATTTATAAATTCAGTAATGCCTGCGATCACAGATGAAACCTATGGGTCAAAAGAAATGGCTATTTACTGGTTTGATGGGGAAGAAGAAATTCATCTATTAGTTCCTTTTACTACTGAAATAGCTCAACTAAATGAGGGAATTAGTTCTATTGATGAAGATATAAGTAATGACGTTTCTACCAATTTAAATGGTGCTGTAGTACAAGGTTTATCACTTATGAATTCCCGTCTCGTCGAAACCAGATTGAATCCAAATATTTCAACCGCTGGTTCAGTTGTGATTTTTACAGATGGAACAGACCAGGCTAGTCGTGTAACAACACGGGAAGCTCAAGACGCAGTTAATGAAGCTGGTAGTGATAATGCAGTATTTACAATTGGTCTTGGGGATGAGATTGACGAAAGCGTACTTAAAACTATAGGAAGAGATGGTTTTGAATTGGCAGAAAACTCTTTTGATTTGAATGCTACCTTTCTAAAGGTTGCTCAGAAGGTACAGAGTGAATCTCAATCATTCTATGTTTTGGAATACTGCAGCCCTAAGCGTTCCGGAGATCACACGTTAGAACTACGAGCCCTTTATGAAAACAGGTTTGGAAGTTTTAGAACTACTTTTTCAGCGGATGGATTTACTGGCGGCTGTACCATCGAATAA
- a CDS encoding class I SAM-dependent methyltransferase: protein MKEKLQEYDRIAEAYRDSKGLSFRTYIEEFTLFQLLGNIKSLDVLDLACGEGHYSRKIKLAGARSVLGVDISSEMIALAKDQELLHPIGCEYLCANAAKLHTTFKVDIITGMYLLNYAKSAQELFQFCKSAYNALKPGGIFVGFNDNINENPNSAPSFLKYGFEKTTPSLQKEGDVVRYTITNEDGTTFSIDNFFLRPETYQRAFKKAGFIGFSWHGPYLDPKQKENSFWDDFMDYKPIIGFRAVKPNR from the coding sequence ATGAAAGAAAAACTGCAAGAATACGATCGGATAGCTGAAGCTTACAGAGACTCAAAGGGTCTCTCTTTTCGTACATATATCGAGGAATTCACCTTATTCCAACTCCTTGGTAATATAAAATCTTTGGATGTGCTGGATCTGGCCTGTGGTGAAGGGCATTATTCCAGAAAAATTAAACTTGCTGGAGCAAGATCTGTTCTTGGGGTAGATATTTCTTCGGAGATGATCGCACTTGCAAAAGATCAGGAATTACTGCACCCCATTGGCTGTGAATACCTTTGTGCTAACGCGGCTAAATTACATACTACATTTAAAGTGGACATAATTACTGGTATGTATCTTCTTAACTATGCAAAAAGTGCTCAGGAACTTTTCCAGTTCTGTAAATCGGCCTACAATGCATTAAAACCAGGAGGGATATTTGTTGGTTTTAACGACAACATAAATGAGAACCCAAATTCGGCTCCTTCCTTTTTGAAATACGGGTTTGAAAAAACAACCCCTTCTCTTCAAAAAGAAGGTGACGTTGTCAGATACACCATTACCAACGAAGATGGAACTACTTTTTCTATCGATAATTTCTTTCTAAGACCAGAGACCTATCAAAGGGCGTTTAAAAAAGCTGGCTTTATCGGATTCAGCTGGCACGGCCCGTATCTCGATCCAAAACAAAAAGAGAACTCCTTCTGGGATGATTTTATGGATTATAAACCTATTATTGGGTTTAGAGCAGTAAAACCTAATCGATGA
- a CDS encoding nitrate reductase, translated as MNIPESVKKSSLYNEDFAPVSKNNRNWNTWNYASIWIGMAVCVPTYMLASSLIQEGMTWWQATFTIFLGNLIVLVPLLLNGHPGAKYGIPFPVLIRSSFGLHGAIFAGLLRGLVGCGWFGIQSWIGGNAIYQLLLVLAPDLANSPYLGDFIGLNIVQLVCFFIFWGINIWIIYRGIDTIRALESWAAPVLLFSGIALMIWAISTVGSVSDILAATSTFHPAPGTTFWSIFWPSLTAIVGFWATLSLNIPDFTRYAVNQKAHYKGQALGLPTTMTLFSFIGIFVTSATVLLYGEAIWDPIILMSKFDSPIVIILSMVMLSIATLSTNIAANVVASANDIANIFPKKISFKMGGYITGIIGIMIFPWKLLADPSGYIFLWLIAYSALLGSITGIMICDYFVVRKRTLDISSLFSEMGTIPRWNWKAWTAFSLALLPVIPGFFIQVGLISGSSISSIWNDLYSYAWFITFGISFLIYFLLSNRKAS; from the coding sequence ATGAATATTCCAGAATCCGTAAAAAAATCCTCGCTCTATAACGAAGATTTTGCCCCAGTCTCGAAGAATAACAGGAATTGGAATACCTGGAATTACGCTTCTATATGGATAGGTATGGCTGTTTGCGTACCTACTTATATGTTAGCAAGCAGTCTTATACAAGAGGGAATGACCTGGTGGCAAGCTACCTTTACTATATTTCTTGGTAATCTAATTGTTCTTGTCCCATTACTTCTCAATGGACACCCCGGAGCTAAGTACGGAATCCCATTTCCAGTTTTGATCCGTTCCAGCTTCGGACTTCACGGAGCCATTTTTGCTGGCTTGTTGAGAGGACTGGTTGGATGCGGCTGGTTTGGCATCCAAAGCTGGATTGGAGGAAACGCAATTTATCAGCTCTTACTTGTTTTGGCTCCTGATCTGGCAAACAGTCCTTACCTGGGAGATTTTATTGGGCTAAACATCGTCCAGCTAGTTTGCTTCTTCATTTTCTGGGGAATAAATATCTGGATCATCTATAGGGGCATAGACACCATAAGAGCCCTTGAGAGTTGGGCGGCACCAGTACTTCTCTTCTCTGGTATCGCATTGATGATTTGGGCCATCTCAACGGTGGGCTCTGTTTCGGATATTTTAGCTGCTACAAGTACTTTTCATCCAGCTCCCGGAACCACATTCTGGAGCATCTTCTGGCCTAGCTTAACTGCTATCGTGGGCTTTTGGGCTACTCTTTCTCTTAACATTCCGGATTTTACCCGGTACGCCGTTAATCAAAAGGCTCACTATAAGGGGCAGGCTTTAGGACTTCCCACTACCATGACCTTATTTTCCTTTATCGGCATTTTTGTGACCAGTGCGACAGTACTTCTTTATGGTGAAGCAATTTGGGATCCTATCATTCTGATGAGCAAATTCGATTCCCCTATTGTTATCATCCTTTCTATGGTGATGCTAAGCATAGCTACCCTTTCTACTAATATTGCAGCGAATGTAGTGGCTTCGGCCAACGATATTGCCAACATTTTTCCAAAGAAAATTAGCTTTAAAATGGGTGGCTATATAACCGGAATCATTGGGATAATGATCTTCCCATGGAAACTCTTAGCTGACCCGAGTGGATATATTTTCCTTTGGTTAATTGCTTATTCTGCACTGTTGGGTTCCATCACAGGGATTATGATTTGTGACTACTTTGTGGTTAGAAAAAGAACCTTAGATATATCCTCCCTCTTTAGTGAAATGGGTACTATTCCAAGATGGAACTGGAAAGCATGGACAGCTTTTTCCTTAGCTCTTCTTCCTGTTATCCCAGGCTTTTTCATACAGGTTGGTTTGATAAGTGGATCTTCGATATCGTCTATTTGGAATGACCTGTACTCATACGCATGGTTTATTACTTTTGGGATTTCTTTCCTAATCTACTTCTTATTGAGTAATAGAAAAGCCAGCTAA
- a CDS encoding AraC family transcriptional regulator → MKHFKTISEYCEGISIPQPRHPHFDIRSFEENMPVVISEMPPFRHEFYAIAIKADGDGKAITGHHTDFPKGTTIFFNSPFQIISWDIVPNWKGYYIMFSQDFVAQSGLFSNLLQNFPFLKIDKAIPFEIDESDLPDILGTYQKIWTEYHSDSDDKFDLIEAYTFLLLNYTKRYFLQQVDEEQAEQAIRTSDLKLLTRYQTMIQTSFYENTKLETFANLHSPSYYAQKLNVHPNHLNAVVKSITGLTALNHIHRHLLQLSKSYLAQTELSVKEISYALYFESPSSFSSFFKKNTGSTPLNYREQVIL, encoded by the coding sequence GTGAAACACTTCAAAACCATATCGGAGTATTGCGAAGGCATTAGCATTCCTCAACCTAGGCATCCTCATTTTGATATCCGGAGTTTTGAGGAAAATATGCCAGTAGTTATTAGCGAAATGCCACCTTTCCGCCATGAATTCTATGCTATAGCTATAAAAGCCGATGGAGATGGGAAAGCCATAACCGGTCATCACACCGATTTCCCAAAAGGAACCACGATTTTTTTTAATTCCCCTTTTCAAATCATCTCTTGGGATATCGTACCCAATTGGAAAGGATATTACATCATGTTCTCCCAGGATTTTGTGGCACAATCCGGGTTATTCTCAAACCTTCTTCAGAATTTTCCTTTTCTAAAAATTGATAAAGCCATTCCCTTTGAAATTGATGAGTCCGATCTACCAGATATACTTGGGACCTATCAAAAAATATGGACAGAATATCATAGTGATTCCGATGATAAATTCGACCTGATTGAAGCCTACACCTTTCTTCTTCTCAATTATACCAAGCGGTATTTCTTGCAACAGGTTGATGAGGAACAGGCAGAGCAGGCTATCAGAACCTCGGACCTGAAGTTGTTGACACGGTATCAAACCATGATACAAACCAGCTTTTATGAGAATACAAAACTGGAAACCTTTGCCAACCTCCACTCACCGAGCTATTATGCTCAAAAGCTGAATGTTCATCCTAATCACTTAAATGCGGTTGTCAAAAGCATTACGGGGCTTACAGCACTGAACCATATTCATCGGCACCTTCTTCAACTTTCGAAATCTTATCTCGCCCAGACAGAACTAAGTGTAAAAGAAATTTCCTACGCCCTTTATTTTGAAAGTCCTAGCTCATTCAGCTCTTTTTTTAAGAAAAACACAGGTTCTACCCCTCTGAATTACCGCGAACAGGTAATTCTTTGA
- a CDS encoding nuclear transport factor 2 family protein, whose translation MKSFTLVTAITLLVIGTLTNSITTMETQNETQKITQTINKLFVYTDEQEWEKLQHQVFTEEVWLDMSSLGGPKETMKATDITSMWAEAYTSIDAVNHLGGNYIIDIEDDHAKVFAYATATQYKEAATEGKTREFVGTYNLELRKENGQWKLYSFQYNLKYMTGNIEFK comes from the coding sequence ATGAAATCATTCACGCTGGTAACAGCAATAACACTATTAGTAATTGGAACCCTAACCAACAGTATTACCACTATGGAAACGCAAAACGAAACTCAAAAAATTACACAAACCATAAACAAACTCTTTGTTTATACCGATGAGCAAGAATGGGAGAAGCTACAGCACCAGGTTTTTACCGAAGAAGTATGGTTAGATATGTCTTCGCTTGGCGGTCCCAAAGAAACAATGAAGGCTACAGACATCACAAGCATGTGGGCCGAAGCGTACACCAGTATTGATGCAGTAAATCATCTTGGCGGCAATTACATCATCGACATTGAAGATGACCACGCTAAAGTATTTGCCTACGCAACAGCTACTCAATACAAAGAAGCTGCCACTGAAGGAAAAACCAGAGAGTTTGTAGGCACTTATAACCTAGAATTGAGAAAAGAAAACGGACAATGGAAGCTCTATTCCTTCCAATACAACCTAAAGTATATGACCGGCAACATTGAATTTAAATAA